The following are encoded together in the Desertifilum tharense IPPAS B-1220 genome:
- a CDS encoding Uma2 family endonuclease, with amino-acid sequence MVASPPIRIPHRLKVTDEQFWQLLKVNPDIRMERTAEGELIIMAPTGSESGSFNLELSTDLAIWNRQTGLGVAFDSSTGFRLPNGATRSPDSSWVTKERWNALTPEQRKGFAPICPDFVLELASLTDDIEELRAKMREYLENGSRLGWSIDPRTQQVEIYRISQSVEVLQSPATLSGEDVLPGFVLSLNVIFDSNPQDG; translated from the coding sequence TTCTGGCAACTGTTGAAAGTTAATCCCGATATTCGGATGGAACGCACTGCTGAAGGCGAATTAATTATTATGGCACCCACGGGCAGCGAAAGCGGTTCTTTTAACCTAGAACTGAGTACAGATTTAGCAATTTGGAACCGTCAAACTGGTTTAGGGGTAGCTTTTGACTCTTCCACTGGTTTTCGCTTACCCAATGGTGCAACTCGTTCTCCGGATAGTTCCTGGGTGACAAAAGAACGGTGGAACGCGCTAACCCCTGAACAACGAAAAGGGTTTGCACCAATTTGCCCCGATTTCGTTTTAGAATTGGCGTCTCTAACAGACGATATCGAGGAACTCCGCGCTAAAATGCGCGAATATTTGGAAAATGGCAGTCGTTTAGGCTGGTCGATCGATCCGAGAACTCAGCAAGTTGAAATCTATCGTATCAGTCAATCTGTAGAGGTTCTGCAATCGCCTGCAACGCTTTCTGGTGAAGATGTTTTACCGGGATTTGTCCTCAGTCTAAACGTGATTTTTGATAGCAATCCCCAAGACGGTTAG
- a CDS encoding cytochrome c biogenesis protein CcdA, whose amino-acid sequence MIETVQTQLYYLQQFANHLVANQLTHINAISIGTIFLAGLLTSLTPCMLSMLPITIGYIGGYEAQTRLQAATQSTWFALGLATTLAGLGILAAVVGKVYGQIGIGLPIVVSAIAIIMGLNLLEALPLQLPSWGGMDWISKEWPDGVRSYLIGLTFGLVASPCSTPVLASLLAWISTTKDPLLGSALLLSYTAGYVSPLILAGTFTASIKKILELRQWSNWITPVSGALLVAFGVFSLLFRLIPAV is encoded by the coding sequence ATGATTGAGACCGTACAGACTCAGCTTTATTACCTGCAACAGTTCGCGAACCACCTCGTCGCCAACCAACTCACCCATATCAACGCCATTAGCATTGGCACGATTTTTCTAGCAGGATTGTTGACCAGCCTCACCCCCTGTATGCTGTCCATGCTGCCCATTACCATTGGCTATATTGGCGGTTATGAGGCACAAACGCGGCTGCAAGCGGCTACTCAATCGACTTGGTTTGCTTTGGGATTGGCAACAACCCTGGCTGGATTGGGGATTCTGGCTGCCGTCGTCGGGAAAGTTTACGGACAAATTGGCATCGGTTTGCCGATCGTCGTCAGCGCGATCGCGATTATTATGGGCTTGAACCTCCTAGAGGCCCTACCCCTGCAACTGCCTTCTTGGGGAGGCATGGACTGGATCTCGAAAGAATGGCCCGATGGGGTGAGATCCTACCTGATTGGTTTAACCTTCGGCTTAGTCGCTTCCCCTTGCAGCACTCCAGTTTTAGCCTCCCTGCTGGCCTGGATTTCCACCACCAAAGACCCGCTGTTGGGAAGTGCCTTACTGTTATCCTATACAGCAGGTTATGTCTCGCCCTTAATTTTGGCTGGAACCTTCACCGCCTCAATCAAAAAAATCCTAGAACTGCGTCAATGGTCAAACTGGATTACTCCAGTCAGTGGTGCCTTATTAGTCGCATTTGGGGTTTTTTCCCTGCTGTTCCGTCTGATTCCTGCTGTTTGA
- a CDS encoding cupin domain-containing protein, whose protein sequence is MLIRKLHECEEFIAGDGTQLRELLHPDKQPLELRYSLAHAIVPVGQTSILHSLTTSEVYYILSGEGEMHIDEEVRRVEPGDAVYIPPNAKQFIHNCGQEPLVFICMVDPAWRKEDETIYAEE, encoded by the coding sequence ATGCTAATTCGCAAATTGCATGAATGCGAGGAATTTATTGCCGGAGATGGCACCCAACTAAGGGAGTTGTTACACCCGGATAAGCAGCCGTTGGAACTGCGCTACAGTTTAGCTCATGCGATTGTTCCGGTTGGACAGACTTCTATTTTGCACTCGCTAACCACCTCTGAGGTGTATTACATCCTGAGTGGAGAAGGCGAAATGCATATTGATGAGGAAGTGCGGCGGGTAGAACCGGGGGATGCTGTTTATATTCCGCCGAATGCCAAGCAGTTCATTCACAATTGCGGCCAAGAACCTTTAGTGTTTATTTGTATGGTCGATCCGGCTTGGCGCAAGGAAGATGAAACAATTTACGCTGAAGAGTAG
- a CDS encoding peroxiredoxin, whose translation MSLRLGDTVPNFKQNSTHGEIDFFEWAGDSWVVLFSHPADFTPVCTTELGMVAKLKPEFDKRNVKTIALSVDDVESHKGWTQDIEETQSTTLNYPILADPDRKVSDLYDMIHPNANNTLTVRSVFIIDPQRKLRLVLTYPASTGRNFDEILRVIDSLQLTDNYSVATPANWTDGGDCVIVPSLKDPEVLKEKFPKGYTEVKPYLRMTPQPDK comes from the coding sequence ATGTCTCTCCGACTCGGTGACACAGTACCCAATTTTAAGCAAAACTCCACCCACGGCGAAATCGACTTTTTCGAGTGGGCAGGTGACAGTTGGGTTGTACTGTTTTCTCACCCCGCAGATTTTACCCCCGTTTGCACGACCGAATTGGGGATGGTTGCAAAACTTAAACCCGAATTTGACAAGCGCAACGTCAAAACCATTGCTCTCAGCGTTGATGATGTCGAATCTCACAAGGGTTGGACGCAAGATATTGAAGAAACCCAAAGCACCACGCTGAACTATCCGATTTTGGCAGATCCCGATCGCAAAGTCTCGGATCTGTATGACATGATTCACCCGAACGCCAACAACACCCTCACCGTGCGTTCTGTATTCATCATCGATCCGCAAAGAAAGCTGCGCCTCGTTCTCACCTACCCCGCTAGCACAGGACGCAACTTTGATGAAATTCTGCGGGTGATTGACTCCCTACAACTGACTGACAATTACAGCGTTGCTACCCCTGCAAACTGGACGGATGGCGGCGACTGCGTAATTGTCCCCTCTCTCAAAGATCCCGAAGTTCTCAAGGAGAAATTCCCCAAAGGCTACACCGAAGTTAAGCCTTACCTGCGGATGACTCCTCAACCCGACAAATAA